The Spirochaeta cellobiosiphila DSM 17781 genome contains the following window.
AAACCATTTTCATAGAGAAACTGGGCTCCGTTGACATTATGAACGGCCATTTGGGTAGATCCATGGAGAGGCAGATGGGGATAATTCTTCTTTAATAGGTGATAAACACCCCAGTCCTGGATGATACAAGCCTCTATAGGGAGCTTCGTGATTTGAGGTAACAATTCCGTCAGGTTTTGAAGGTCTTCATTGCTGTGAATGGTATTGATCGCTAGATAAAGGGAGGTCCCTTTGTTGGCTGTTTTGAGTCTACGAACTTGTTCTAAAGTAAAATTTTCCGCTTTCTGTCTTGCGCTAAATTGTTTGAGTCCTAAGTACAGAGCATCTGCTCCTCCCTGGACGGCATAAATCGCTGTGTTAAAACTACCAGCTGGTGATAAGAGCTCTGTACCCATAAAAAGAATTATAGATTAGAATAGAAAGCTATGAAATACCTAGAGAAGCCTAAGTTTTCACATCCTTCAGCCTGTCCCTATATTGAAGGAGAAGAATATCGACAGGAATATTTCTTGGCCTATGATGTTAATGAAGTCGAACTGGATGAGTTGTTTGAAGCAGGCTGGCGCCGGTTTGGGGCCTATTTTTTTCGACCTGCCTGTCGATTTTGTCGTAAATGTATCCCCATAAGAACGGTTATCCCCGAATTAAATCTAAGCAAAAGTCAGAGAAGAGTAATGAAGAAGAATGCTGATACCCGTGTCATCGTAAATCCTTTGCGTTATGATGAAAGGCATTTTGAGATCTATAAAAAACATTCTTTGATAAAGTTCCACAACGAAGAGGATGAAGAAGCCTTTAAGCAATCTTTTTACTTGCCTGCGGCTCCTTGTGGAATCATAGAGTACTACAGGGATAATATCCTGGTAGCTTTTGGGTTCCTGGATTTTGGTAAAGAATCATTGTCCAGTGTTTACTTTGTCTATGATCCGGATTATTCCCAGTATAGTTTAGGAAGCTTCAGTGTGATAACCGAGATAAAGTTAGGGCAGAAATGGGGAAAGCGACATTATAATCTGGGATTCTGGATAAAGGAAAACCGATCTATGAGCTACAAAGACCGGTTTAAACCCTGTGAGATAATGGACTGGGATAACTACCAGTGGAATAGGCTAGATGAGGTGAAATAGCCTTCCAATAAAAAAACCGTATAGGACGACCAAAAAGGCTCCCTCTCCTCTATTAACTCTCTTGTCAACGGTTAACAGAATGAAGAGTACAGTTGTTCCCATAAACATAGGAAGGGAAAAATCAATAATGCTCTGGGGAACTTTAAGGGTACTTATTAACCCGGGTATTCCGATAACCGCAAGCGAATTAAAGATATTAGACCCAATTACATTTCCTACGGCCATCTCTGCATTATTTCTCTTTGCAGCGGAAATGGTCACCATTACCTCTGGTAGACTCGTTCCTAGAGCTACAGCACTTAGGGCTATAACTTCCTCAGGAATCTTGGCTATTGTGGCAATATGGATAACAGATTCCACTGTATATTGAGCCCCAAAAAAGATAACAACAGGTGAAATCACGAGTGTTATTATTCCCAACGCTGTCATTTTAACCTTTTCCGGCACATCTTGATTATCACCAGATATGCTTTGAAAGAGGTATACAACCAGAACAATCAAACAGAATATGGCTTCACCTGTGGTGACTTGCCCGTCTTTCATAAAAAGATAAAGCATTAAAGCTGAACCAAAAATAAAGGGCAAATCAATATTCAGAATGTCATGGGTTATGGTTAAACGTTTGCTTAAGATGGCTGCAATACCCAGTACGAGAAATATATTTGTGATGTTGGAGCCAAGTACATTCCCGACAACAATTTCCGAACTTCCTTTTGCTATCGCAAATAGGCTGGATACTAATTCGGGAAGGCTTGTTCCCACACCAATTATAAGAACGCCAACCAAAAAGGTTGGCATTCCTAAAGCTATACCTGCTTGTTCAGCAGATTCTATGAATTTGTCTGAAGCTATGACTAAAGCCGCCATACTTATGATAAAGACAAATAACCATATAAGCATATATTATCCTCCAAATATGGGGACGAGTGCTAATAAAACTCCCGCGGCTACAGCTGATCCAATAACTCCTGCTACATTAGGGCCCATGGCATGCATTAACAGGAAGTTACTTGGGTTCTCTTCAAGACCTACTTTGTTAGCCACTCGAGCGGCCATAGGAACAGCAGATACTCCAGCTGCTCCTATTAATGGGTTAATAGGTGTCTTGCTTAGTTTATTCATTAACTTAGCTAATAATACCCCGGCAGAGGTACCAATACAGAAAGCGACTAATCCCAGAGCTAAAATACCCAGGGTAGTGGCATTAAGGAAGACTTCTGCCTGCATTTTGGAACCGACAGATAATCCTAGCATAATTGTTACTGTATTCATTAAGGCATTTTGTGCTGTATCTGACAAACGGTCTGTTACCATACATTCTTTTAATAAGTTACCAAACATCAACATTCCAATAAGAGGAGTTGCGCTAGGAAGAAGAATTATACAAAGAATGAGAACCAGTAAAGGGAAAATGATCTTTTCTGTCTTTGATACTGGTCTTAATTGCTTCATCTTTATTTGACGTTCTTCTTTTGTGGTTAAAGCCCTCATAATAGGAGGTTGGATGATAGGCACTAAAGCCATATAGCTATAGGCGGCTACTGCGATGGGCCCCAAGTAGGTTGGTGCCAGTCTAGATGATGTAAAGATAGCTGTCGGGCCATCAGCACCACCAATAATTCCTATGGATGCGGCAACATGAAGTATCGATTGGGCTAGAGATTGTCCATCAGAGGAGGTGACAAAAGAAAATCCTGGAATGGCTTCTAGGGCCACTGTTCCTAAAAGTGCCATAAAGATACCGAATTGAGCGGCTGCTCCCAACAATAGGGTCCGAGGGTTGGCAATGAGCGGTCCAAAGTCTGTCATTGCTCCTACACCCATGAATATAATGAGAGGGAAAAGACCAGAGGCCACTCCCATATCGTAGAATTGTCCAATGAATCCACCATACTCACTGATAATGGTATGATGAGCCGCATCGAAGATAACAGCACCATTATCATTCAAAAAATATGCTGTATGCTCTGCTATTTGGGCATAGGGGATATTCGATAAAATAGCACCAAATCCAATGGGAACCAGTAATAAGGGCTCAAAACCTTTCTTGATTGCCAGGAATAGTAGGACAAAGCCCACAACAATCATTATGAAGTTACCCCAGCCTCCTGGTTGAATAAAACCAAATAAACCTGTTGAGGTCCATAATGAGAATAGGGATTTAGATAAACTGTCAAACATATGCTATCTCCCTATCCTATCTCAATGAGATGTTGACCTGCAGTTACTTGAACTCCCTGAGCAACACTAATCTTATTGATTGTTCCTGCTTTTATTGCTGAAATGGGTGTTTCCATTTTCATAGCTTCCAGAACGATGAGAACATCACCTTCTTCAACCCTGTCTCCTTCGGATACATTGATGCGAAGAACTAAACCCGGCATGGGGGCTTCAATGGCCTCACCATCAGAACTTCCTTCACTGCTGGAAGCCGTAGGGCTATCTATTCCTTCTGTGATGGTGAAATCCATCGCCTTACCATTAACAAAAGCCTTGTTGTCTTTAAAATCAACAGAGAATTTCTCCCCTTCCACAACAACGGTATAACCATTCTGGCTTCCCGTACCGCTTGAGGCTGGTTTTTCCTGGTTTTTTCTAACCATAACAGGTCCATTGCCTTGTAGATAGGCGATTCCTTTTTCTTTACAGGCCGCAGCGATGAAAATGTTTTCATCTGTTACATCAAGATTATTGGATGTAAGCATTTCTTTGGCTGCCTTTATTCCTTTTGCTGGATCGGCATCATTGATATCTATTGGGCTTTTTGTAGTAGGTTCTAATTGTAATTGATCGGCCGCTAATTTGACGATTTCCTGATCAGGTACAACAGGAGTTTTACCAAAATAACCAAGGACCATCTTACCATAACCTTCTGCAATCTTGTTCCAAGGTCCAAACATCACATTGTTAAAAGCCTGTTGGAAGTAGAACTGACTAACAGGAGTTACGGACGTTCCAAAACCACCTTTAGTGACAACTTCACCCATGGCTGCTGATATTTCACTATATTTATCCATCAAACCATTATCTCGTAACATTTGAGTGTTCGCAGTAAGAGCTCCTCCAGGCATAGGACTAAAAGGTATTAATGGTTCTACAGCCTTAGCTTCTGGGGGAAGGAAGTAGTCTTTCATACAATTCTTGAAGACTTCTTCTGCTTCAATAACCTTGTTAATATCAATTCCTAAATCAAACTCAGAACCTCGTAAGGCATGCCACATAGTGATTAAGTCAGGCTGTCCTGTTCCTCCAGATACGGGAGCTAAAGACAAATCTATCTGATTGGCCCCTGCTTCCAGAGCTGCTTTGTAGGCAATAACGCCAATACCGGCTGTTTCATGACTGTGGAATACAATATGGGCTTTATCACCAAGAAGTTTTCGTGCTGCTTTGATCGTATCGTAAACCTTGGTTGGTCGGCTTGTTCCTGAAGCGTCCTTAAAACAAACAGAATTGAATGGGATATGAGCGTCAAGGATATCTTTTAAAGACTTGATATAGAATTCTGATTCATGAGCTCCTTCACAACCTGGGGGTAATTCCATCATTGTAACGGATACTTCATGTTGTAATCCTGCATCGTGAATACATTGTCCTGAATAAATTAAATTGTTTACATCATTTAAGGCATCAAAGTTACGAATGGTTGTTATACCGTGTTTCTTAAATAACTCAGCGTGAAGTTTGATAATATCACTGGATTGAGAATCTAAACCTACCACATTGATCCCTCTCGCCAGGGTTTGTAAGTTTGCATCAGGGCCTGCTGTTGCTCTGAACTGATCCATCATATCAAAAGCATCTTCGTTACAATAAAAATATAAGCTTTGAAATCTAGCACCACCACCAGCTTCAAAGTGGGTAATTCCTGCCTTACGTGCTGCTTCAACAGCGGGAAGGAAGTCTTTCGTAAATACCCTAGCTCCATAGACAGATTGGAATCCATCTCTGAAAGCTGTCACCATAAAATCAACTTTCTTTTTCATGAAATTAATCCTTCCTCTTTAGCTTTAGAGACTGCTATAGCCAAAGCTATTTTGACTTTTTTATCATTTGTTTTCTTTTCATTAATGTCTAGATTAGTTTTTTCAGGGAAAAATCTTTGTATGATAGTGGAACTAACAGACATGATAAGGACTAACAGTACTAAAAAACTAAATACTGTGGTCATACCGACTACCGTTAGGGTCAGTCCTAAGTTGATACTTAACATAGAATGCTCCTCAGCAGCCATGTGAAGGGGCTGGGAATCCTTCATCAGAACTACCAGAAAAAATATTAAAGGAATAACCTAAAGGCTCCTTGTAAGGATAACAATAAAGCCAAGACCAATTAATGTAAATGTTAAAAAAGAGAATTTTTTATTGACTTTTTTTAAGGTATGCCAATATTGAACAATTAACTATAATTGAATAGAATGTATCCAATGTTCAATAAAGAGTGTTTTTTTGAGGGGCGATTATGAAAACATGTTTTGTTTTTCCAGGCCAGGGATCACAGTATCAAGGTATGGGAAAAGACCTCTATGAGGCTTCAAAAGAGGTAAGGGATTTATTCCAACTAGCCTCAGATCGATGTCATATAGATACAAAGGCTCTTCTTTTTGAAGGAACTGATGAAGAATTAAAGGCTACTGATAAAGCTCAATTAGCTATTACCTTACATAATATAGCCGCTGCTGTGTACTTGCGATCCGTCGGTATTGAAGCAGATATTGTAGCTGGGCATAGTTTGGGAGAGTTTGCCGCCTTAACTTATGCAGGTGTTTTGGATTATGAGGCTGTATTTCCTCTGGTTCAAAACCGTGGACTGTTAATGGCCAAAGCTTCCGAGAATATTGATAAATCAAATGGTGCTCCCGGTATGGCTGCTGTCATAGGTCTGGATCCGGATGTATTGGCTTCCGAGTTGCTAACAGCTAACATCGAAGGCTTATATGTAGCTAACTTTAATAGTCCAAAGCAACTCGTCTTATCAGGGACAGCTGAGGGGATTACAAAGGGGCAGTCCTTTTGTAAGGATTTAGGTGCCCGCCGTTATCTTCCATTAAAAGTATCCGGTCCTTTTCATTCTCCCTTAATGAGTGAAGCCGCTTCTGATTTTGAAGCCTATATTAAAGATATAAACTTTAAAGATCCTAATTTGTCCTTATACTCTAATGTAACAGGAGCTAAGATAGAGAAAGGATCAGAAGCCAAAGATCTTGCTGTAAAGCAGATTGTTTCTTCCGTTCAATGGGTTAAGGAAGAACAAGCCATATTGAATGAAGGTATTAATAGGATTGTCGAGGTTGGTCCCGGCAGTGTTTTGTCTGGATTATGGAAGGCCTTCAATAGCGATATTAAGTGTCACTTAGCTGGCACAGTAGAAAGTGTGATGAACATACAGGAGTAGAGAGAATATGTTAGTTAAAGGAAAATCCGCATTAGTTACCGGTGGTGCTAGAGGAATTGGAAAAGAAATTGTAGAGACATTGCTTAAAAATGGAGCCAATGTTTATTTTATTGACCTAAATCCTAGTGAATACATGGCTGATTATGAAGTATTAGCCAAAGAAGCAGGTGTAAAGGTCGTCTTCAAACAAGCAAATGTAGCGAGTGAAGAAGATATTACCAATGTGGTAGAAGAAATTATCAAAGAAGCAGGAGAACTGGACATTCTTGTTAATAATGCAGGAATCACTCGAGATGGCCTGTTGTTTAGAATGAGTGGAAAAGATTGGCATGATGTTATAAATATCAACCTTTCTAGTGCCTTTTATATAACCAGAATCGTAGCCAGACATATGGCTAAGTTAAGAAGAGGTTCTATTGTGAACATGTCTTCTATTGTTGGTGCTCATGGTAACGCAGGACAGGTTAATTATTCTGCATCAAAAGCTGGTTTGATTGGTTTAACAAAATCAGTTGCTCAAGAGATAGCTTCCCGGGGTGTTAGATGTAATGCCATTGCTCCAGGATTTATCAAGACAGCTATGACTGATAAATTAACTGATGATCAGAAAGACGGTTTACTAAAGCAAGTTCCCATGGGTAGATTAGGTCTTCCTTCTGAGATCGCTGATTTATTGTTGTTTTTAACATCAGATATGTCTCAATACATAACAGGTCAAGTAATTGAAATTAATGGTGGAATGGCGATGTAATAATCGTCTTTGGAGTGTAATGTGAAAAAACGAATTGTTATAACAGGCTTAGGTACTGTAAATTCTTTGGGTCATAATGTAGAAGATACATGGAAGGCCATTCAGGAAGGTCAGATTGGTATTGGTCCTATTACAAAATTTGATGCTAGTGACTATCCTGCAAAGATAGCCGCTGAAGTAAAGAATTTTACAGAGTCCAGAGGGAAATATTTAGATTCAAAAGATGCACGTAAAATGGATGATTTTAGTGCTTTTGCTGTCTATGCTGGTAAGCAGGCCATGGAAGATGCTGGCCTTGAAGTAGGTAAGAATATTGATCCGGAAAATATCGGTGTTATTCTGGGAAATGGTATTGGTGGTTTAACATCTCTTGAACTCGCTTATGAAAAGTTGTTATCAGCTGGACCCAGCCGTATTCCTCCTATGACTATTCCTAAATTAATTATTAACGAAGCACCGGCTAATACGGCTATTGCATTAGGTGCCCAGGGACCTTGTTATGCTTTAGTGACTGCATGTGCTGCCGGGACTGATGCCATTGGTGATGCCGCCCGATTAATCGAGCATGGTATTATTGATGTTGCTGTTACTGGTGGAACAGAAGCTTCTATAACCAAAATGGGGATTGGTGGTTTTTGTGTATTACATGCCTTAAGTACTAAGTATAACGATACTCCTCAGGAAGCCAGTCGTCCTTTTGATAAGGATAGAGATGGTTTTGTTATGGGAGAAGGTGCTGGTATTCTTATTCTTGAAGAGTTAGAACATGCCAAGAAAAGAGGCGCCACTATTTATGCAGAATTAGCTGGGTCTGGTATGAGTTGTGATGCCGACCATTTAACAGCCCCCCATCCAGAAGGCCGGGGAGCGATTGCCGCTATGAAAATGGCATTAAGTATGGCTGATATGGATCCTAAAGATATTGATTATATTAATGCTCATGGAACATCTACTCCGGTAAATGATCCCACAGAGACATTGGCAATCAAGAAAGTATTTGGAGATCATGCTTACAAGCTAAAGGTGAGTTCTACCAAAAGTATGACCGGTCACTGTGTTGGTGCTGCTGGTGGTATTGAAGCTATTTTTTCTATCTTGTCTATACGGGATGGCGTGTTTCCTCCCACTATGAATATAAATGAGACCGATGAGCGTTGTGATTTGGACTACGTTCCTAATAAAGCTCAAAAAGGTTCTATTAATGCTGTTATGTCCAATTCCCTTGGATTTGGTGGTCATAATGGTATTGTTATCTTTAAGAAATACGAAGATTAATAATAAAGCTCTCTTCTTGAGAGCTTTATCTTTGCAGTTCTAACTAACTTCTTTTAAACTTATATACCATAGGAAACCCCGCTGTGAATAATAGTAACCCTATGGAAGACCCCGAATCAATTGAAGCTCTTGAACCTGTAGAAGAGGTTTTTTCCATCCCCTGTGATTATGAAGCCGCATTACAATATCTTGGCTTATTTGAGAAAGACCTGGTGAAAGGGACAGTTATATCCAATTGTTTGTGGGATAAACATGGCCCTTTTTTAGAAGATATAATGAATGAAAAGTGGTTGGCCGATGTACATCCTGATGATCGGGATCGCCTGGTTTATGCTTGGAGAAGTGTTGTAGAGGGCCAGGGTAACGTCTTTGTATCAGAATATAGAATAAAAAATACTGATGGTGATTGGATATGGATTCTTAATAAAGCTGTCGTCATTGAACGGGATCCTCAAGGCTTTCCTGTTCATTATGTAGGAATAGATATTGATATTACCGATAAGAAGCATCTCGAGGAAAAGCTATACGAATTCCAGAAGATGGCAGAAGAAAAGGCCATTGAAGCAGAAAGTTTGCGTGTGGCCAGTGCTGTGTTATTAACTTCATTGGATTTTGATGAAGCCTTACAACGGATCTTGCAACAGGCTTCCTATATGATTCCGTCTCAGAGGGCTTCCATATATATCATCAGTGATAAGACCTTTCAACTTATGGCAGATACTGTATTAAAAAAGAAGAAAATGTTTTTCTCTTTTCCTTCTACCCATCCTTGTATGCAGGCACTTACTTCTGGTTCTTTATTAGTTTTTGAAAATACACCAATAGAACTCCCTGATATAGGAGATTTGCTTAATAGTGTTATGGCTATGCCTATCAGGATTAAAGGGGAGCCTAAAGGGGTCATTATGTTCCAGGATGATCATGTTGGTTTTTTTGAGACAGTACATAAGCGGTTAATTCTATCCTTCGCTGATTATATTGGGATTGCCTTGCAAAATGCTGATTACTATGGTCAGGCTAGACAAGAGGCCTCCAAAGATACATTAACAGGAATGTACACTAGACGGTGGTTCCTGGAGCAGTTAAAACGACTCATAGCAGAATCGAAAAAAAGTCATGGCCCATTAGCTTTGCTACTTTTGGATCTGGATCATTTTAAATTGGTCAATGATCAATACGGTCATCTCGTTGGTGATGAAGTTTTAGTTCGTTTTAGTAATAACGTTAGACAGATGCTTCGTAGTTCTGATATCTGCTGTAGATATGGGGGGGAGGAATTTATTGTTCTTCTTCCTGATACACAGAAAGATAAGGCCATATCCATAGGTGAGCGTTTAATTGAAAGCATTCACACTATTCAGATACCTTCCTCTGATGATTTTATTTCTGTATCTATTGGTCTGGCTCTATACGATAGTGAGCTTGATGATCAACTGGAAGATATTATTGAAAGGGCGGATCGCTGTCTCTATCGGGCAAAAGATATGGGGAGAAATAGATTGGTATATTAAAAAAGCTGTTCATTACTGAACAGCTTTATACCAGCGGTCGGACTCGAACCGACACGGGATTGCTCCCAACAGATTTTGAGTCTATCGTGTCTACCAATTTCACCACGCTGGCAGAAGCAAAGGAAGAATAGTCGATTTAGAAAATGGTGTCAAGAACTCTTCCTTTTAAGGAGTTTATTCTTTCTTCAATAGTGCAAAATTCTTCCCAACTAATATGATCCCATTCTATATTCATGCAACGGCAGACTAGATAGGCAATTTTGATACTATTCAAGTATTGTCTGAAGTTTTCAGAGTTGTCTTGTATCCATACAAGAATAGACTGTGAGTCTTTTTCTGTTAATCCTTCACGTTTTAGATGGGCTTTGATTTCGTTGGCTTGTATCTGGTTGTCCACTTGAATACAAGATGTGTCAGGATTGTCTAAACTCTTAATATAGGACTTTAAAAGCTCAAAAGTTTTAGCATCTTTTTCTAGAATACAAAAACTCATTATGTACCTCTTATTTATAAGTGTCGGCTTGTAATATATAATCATAAGTACTACTTGGAATTCCCTTAGACCTTCTTTATACTGTGCCCACCATGAAATGGCTGAAATGGTTTAAACAACAAAAGAAAGATACATATTTAACAGAGGACCTTTGGATATCCGATCTTAAAAGACAAGGTCGATCTGGTTTTAGTCTTATCAGGGATAACAAATATGAGGTCAGACAACAACGTAACTCAATTAACATGACATTGAAAGAACATGTCTTTGCATGGTCAGAAATTCCGGATAAATACTATAATGACTGTGTTATATCCTGTCGAATAAAACTTGATTCTAACTACAACGCTGGGGGTATCCTTTTTAGACAGGTTAATGAGGATAATTTCTATTACTTTCTGGTCTCCAGTAAGGGCTACTTTCGTTTCGATGCTTTATTCAATGGTGGCCCTATTACTATTCTTCCCTGGATGTTAGGAGATTTTAATCCGGAAGACCCCATTTCCCTAAAGATCATTATACATGGTAATAATTTTATTTTTCTTATTAATGGTGATTGGGTAGGTGAGGCAACGGGAGAGTATTTTTCCTCAGGTCAATTAGGCTTTTGTGGGCAGAACTTTTCTACAGAATCTGTGGAATGTTGTTTACAGAGTTTTCGTGTTGATTCTCTTCCTGTTAATGTTGAGAAGGAATATACCAGATGGAATGAGGTGGCCAGTATTCCTGCCGAAAATCGTTTGCGTCTTGCTAAAGCCTTTCACACAATAGACAATCTTAGTTCGGCTATTTATCAGTTTAGACAAGCCATGAAAACAGAAGCCCTTGATGTAGCTGATCTCAAAATCTTTCTTCAACTACTCATTACGCGTCAGTTTTATAAAGAAGCTATTCCTGTGGCGAAACGTTTAATTGAACTGGATAAAGGTCTTGATACTTATTTAGATATGGCCAGTATTTATTATCTCGATAATGATTTTGCTAATCTGCTGTCAGTATTAGCAGGTCGTGAAGACGAATACGATCAAAATGACCGGTACTGGAGTTTGATCGGTCATGCTTATCATATGCTTGGATATCAAGATAAAAGTGCTGAAGCTTATCTGAAGGCCTTTTCTATTAATAATCAGGTTCCTCTTTATGCATTAAATGCTGCCAAGAGTTATGAGATATTAGAGGAGTGGGATCTCGCAGAAGACTATTATGCCAAAGCGGGAAAAGAGTTTTTTCTTCAGGAAGCCTGGAATGATCTGGAATGGGTTCTCTTGAGGTTGGAAGCTGTGGCAGCGGACAATCCTAAAACCGAGTACATACGAAGTATTATTGATTATCATGAAGGTCGTCTAGAAGAGGCAGAAGAGTCCTTTGATGCCCAGTTAGCGTCTGATGACTATGATAGTCAAATTCCCTATTTAAAGGCTTTACTTCTACAGCAACAGGGGAAGGAAGAAGAGGCCCTTACTTTTTTTGAAAAGGCAGTGGCTCTTGAAGATGATGTTTTTGAATACTGGTATAAACTAGCTGAGACTCAGTATTCGGTAGGGATCGATGGAAATGATTCTTTAGCAAAGGCTCTTGAGCTTAAGGGGGATAATCCCTGGGCTTTGAATCTGGCTGGTAAAATAACAGGTGATACCAGTTATTTTGAAAAGGCCTATATGGAAGCTAAGCATGAATCTGTTTTGGCTGTGAATTGGGCCTCAGAGCTCATAAAAATGAATAAACATAAAGAGGCTTATGATATTCTCAAAGCCTTTCCCGAAAACCCTGAAGCCTTAAATCAGGTCGGTAATATATTAGTAAATGAAGAATCCTATGAAGAGGCCATAAAGTTTTATAACAAGGCTATAAGTCTGGCCCCTGATGAACCATATTACAGAGATAATATCATCTCCGCCGCCCTTTATCTGGATCAGTTTAGTTTGGCAGAAGAACATCTTCGTTTCCTGCTGGATCTTCGCCCAGATTATACAACTATGTTTTGGGCAGGACGTATTTCCTCCAGAATTGGAGATTATCCGAGAGCTTTAGTAGCTCTGAGAGAATCATTGAAACTGAACCCCTC
Protein-coding sequences here:
- a CDS encoding GGDEF domain-containing protein, which translates into the protein MNNSNPMEDPESIEALEPVEEVFSIPCDYEAALQYLGLFEKDLVKGTVISNCLWDKHGPFLEDIMNEKWLADVHPDDRDRLVYAWRSVVEGQGNVFVSEYRIKNTDGDWIWILNKAVVIERDPQGFPVHYVGIDIDITDKKHLEEKLYEFQKMAEEKAIEAESLRVASAVLLTSLDFDEALQRILQQASYMIPSQRASIYIISDKTFQLMADTVLKKKKMFFSFPSTHPCMQALTSGSLLVFENTPIELPDIGDLLNSVMAMPIRIKGEPKGVIMFQDDHVGFFETVHKRLILSFADYIGIALQNADYYGQARQEASKDTLTGMYTRRWFLEQLKRLIAESKKSHGPLALLLLDLDHFKLVNDQYGHLVGDEVLVRFSNNVRQMLRSSDICCRYGGEEFIVLLPDTQKDKAISIGERLIESIHTIQIPSSDDFISVSIGLALYDSELDDQLEDIIERADRCLYRAKDMGRNRLVY
- a CDS encoding tetratricopeptide repeat protein gives rise to the protein MKWLKWFKQQKKDTYLTEDLWISDLKRQGRSGFSLIRDNKYEVRQQRNSINMTLKEHVFAWSEIPDKYYNDCVISCRIKLDSNYNAGGILFRQVNEDNFYYFLVSSKGYFRFDALFNGGPITILPWMLGDFNPEDPISLKIIIHGNNFIFLINGDWVGEATGEYFSSGQLGFCGQNFSTESVECCLQSFRVDSLPVNVEKEYTRWNEVASIPAENRLRLAKAFHTIDNLSSAIYQFRQAMKTEALDVADLKIFLQLLITRQFYKEAIPVAKRLIELDKGLDTYLDMASIYYLDNDFANLLSVLAGREDEYDQNDRYWSLIGHAYHMLGYQDKSAEAYLKAFSINNQVPLYALNAAKSYEILEEWDLAEDYYAKAGKEFFLQEAWNDLEWVLLRLEAVAADNPKTEYIRSIIDYHEGRLEEAEESFDAQLASDDYDSQIPYLKALLLQQQGKEEEALTFFEKAVALEDDVFEYWYKLAETQYSVGIDGNDSLAKALELKGDNPWALNLAGKITGDTSYFEKAYMEAKHESVLAVNWASELIKMNKHKEAYDILKAFPENPEALNQVGNILVNEESYEEAIKFYNKAISLAPDEPYYRDNIISAALYLDQFSLAEEHLRFLLDLRPDYTTMFWAGRISSRIGDYPRALVALRESLKLNPSFKEARMSLVQLYMSRLKYEEARNELKELLMQLPDDESVKKLQEKLRVVSEDRYECDCCHREWWVPKNLPEEKPLRLRGELPDHVPAGECPECKAIYCIGCIKDHLVEGRPYCLKCNVPLKLGRSALRYLIRTGIENEP